A single genomic interval of Falco cherrug isolate bFalChe1 chromosome 8, bFalChe1.pri, whole genome shotgun sequence harbors:
- the REEP2 gene encoding receptor expression-enhancing protein 2 isoform X1, with product MVSWIISRLVVLIFGTLYPAYSSYKAVKTKNVKEYVKWMMYWIVFAFFTTAETLTDIVLSWAERCPVYGVFMAMDERLNETQRRFPFYFELKIAFVIWLLSPYTKGSSVLYRKFVHPTLSNKEKEIDEYITQARDKSYETMMRVGKRGLNLAANAAVTAAAKGQGVLSEKLRSFSMQDLTLIRDEDAVHIRSHEPQVHPSGGSLLETIEDSASCYSSGEESSVAQRSNGTPSETRTDPSDEDAGDKLPKRTQSLKAPKKVVKAELPVRGVKARPKKKAAGSFASGESS from the exons ATGGTCTCCTGGATCATCTCCCGCCTCGTGGT GCTCATCTTCGGCACCCTCTACCCCGCCTACTCCTCCTACAAGGCCGTGAAGACGAAGAACGTGAAGGAATAT GTGAAGTGGATGATGTACTGGATTGTGTTTGCCTTTTTCACCACGGCAGAAACGCTCACGGACATTGTTCTTTCTTG GGCTGAGAGATGCCCTGTTTATGGAGTTTTCATGGCTATGGATGAAAGACTAAATGAGACTCAAAGAAG GTTTCCCTTTTATTTCGAGCTGAAAATCGCATTTGTGATTTGGCTGCTCTCCCCTTACACCAAGGGCTCCAGTGTCCTCTACAGGAAGTTTGTGCACCCAACGCTTTCCAATAAGGAGAAG GAAATTGATGAATACATTACTCAGGCTCGTGACAAGAGCTATGAAACCATGATGCGAGTTGGCAAGAGAGGGTTAAACCTTGCTGCCAATGCAGCAGTTACTGCAGCTGCAAAG GGCCAGGGAGTGTTGTCTGAGAAGCTGCGCAGTTTCAGCATGCAGGATCTCACTCTGATCCGGGATGAAGATGCTGTGCATATACGAAGCCATGAGCCACAGGTGCACCCCTCTGGTGGGAGTCTTCTTGAAACCATTGAGGATTCAG CTTCCTGTTACTCCTCgggagaggagagcagtgtGGCACAGAGGTCTAACGGAACCCCGTCGGAGACCAGGACAGACCCGTCAGATGAAGATGCAGGAGACAAGCTTCCTAAACGCACCCAGAGCCTCAAAGCGCCTAAGAAGGTGGTGAAAGCTGAG cttCCAGTAAGAGGCGTGAAAGCCCGCCCTAAGAAGAAAGCTGCAGGCTCTTTTGCTTCTGGCGAGTCATCCTAA
- the REEP2 gene encoding receptor expression-enhancing protein 2 isoform X3, which produces MVSWIISRLVVLIFGTLYPAYSSYKAVKTKNVKEYVKWMMYWIVFAFFTTAETLTDIVLSWFPFYFELKIAFVIWLLSPYTKGSSVLYRKFVHPTLSNKEKEIDEYITQARDKSYETMMRVGKRGLNLAANAAVTAAAKGQGVLSEKLRSFSMQDLTLIRDEDAVHIRSHEPQVHPSGGSLLETIEDSGTEHPARPFVAQRSNGTPSETRTDPSDEDAGDKLPKRTQSLKAPKKVVKAELPVRGVKARPKKKAAGSFASGESS; this is translated from the exons ATGGTCTCCTGGATCATCTCCCGCCTCGTGGT GCTCATCTTCGGCACCCTCTACCCCGCCTACTCCTCCTACAAGGCCGTGAAGACGAAGAACGTGAAGGAATAT GTGAAGTGGATGATGTACTGGATTGTGTTTGCCTTTTTCACCACGGCAGAAACGCTCACGGACATTGTTCTTTCTTG GTTTCCCTTTTATTTCGAGCTGAAAATCGCATTTGTGATTTGGCTGCTCTCCCCTTACACCAAGGGCTCCAGTGTCCTCTACAGGAAGTTTGTGCACCCAACGCTTTCCAATAAGGAGAAG GAAATTGATGAATACATTACTCAGGCTCGTGACAAGAGCTATGAAACCATGATGCGAGTTGGCAAGAGAGGGTTAAACCTTGCTGCCAATGCAGCAGTTACTGCAGCTGCAAAG GGCCAGGGAGTGTTGTCTGAGAAGCTGCGCAGTTTCAGCATGCAGGATCTCACTCTGATCCGGGATGAAGATGCTGTGCATATACGAAGCCATGAGCCACAGGTGCACCCCTCTGGTGGGAGTCTTCTTGAAACCATTGAGGATTCAGGTACAGAACACCCTGCTAGGCCATT tgtGGCACAGAGGTCTAACGGAACCCCGTCGGAGACCAGGACAGACCCGTCAGATGAAGATGCAGGAGACAAGCTTCCTAAACGCACCCAGAGCCTCAAAGCGCCTAAGAAGGTGGTGAAAGCTGAG cttCCAGTAAGAGGCGTGAAAGCCCGCCCTAAGAAGAAAGCTGCAGGCTCTTTTGCTTCTGGCGAGTCATCCTAA
- the REEP2 gene encoding receptor expression-enhancing protein 2 isoform X2, whose amino-acid sequence MVSWIISRLVVLIFGTLYPAYSSYKAVKTKNVKEYVKWMMYWIVFAFFTTAETLTDIVLSWFPFYFELKIAFVIWLLSPYTKGSSVLYRKFVHPTLSNKEKEIDEYITQARDKSYETMMRVGKRGLNLAANAAVTAAAKGQGVLSEKLRSFSMQDLTLIRDEDAVHIRSHEPQVHPSGGSLLETIEDSASCYSSGEESSVAQRSNGTPSETRTDPSDEDAGDKLPKRTQSLKAPKKVVKAELPVRGVKARPKKKAAGSFASGESS is encoded by the exons ATGGTCTCCTGGATCATCTCCCGCCTCGTGGT GCTCATCTTCGGCACCCTCTACCCCGCCTACTCCTCCTACAAGGCCGTGAAGACGAAGAACGTGAAGGAATAT GTGAAGTGGATGATGTACTGGATTGTGTTTGCCTTTTTCACCACGGCAGAAACGCTCACGGACATTGTTCTTTCTTG GTTTCCCTTTTATTTCGAGCTGAAAATCGCATTTGTGATTTGGCTGCTCTCCCCTTACACCAAGGGCTCCAGTGTCCTCTACAGGAAGTTTGTGCACCCAACGCTTTCCAATAAGGAGAAG GAAATTGATGAATACATTACTCAGGCTCGTGACAAGAGCTATGAAACCATGATGCGAGTTGGCAAGAGAGGGTTAAACCTTGCTGCCAATGCAGCAGTTACTGCAGCTGCAAAG GGCCAGGGAGTGTTGTCTGAGAAGCTGCGCAGTTTCAGCATGCAGGATCTCACTCTGATCCGGGATGAAGATGCTGTGCATATACGAAGCCATGAGCCACAGGTGCACCCCTCTGGTGGGAGTCTTCTTGAAACCATTGAGGATTCAG CTTCCTGTTACTCCTCgggagaggagagcagtgtGGCACAGAGGTCTAACGGAACCCCGTCGGAGACCAGGACAGACCCGTCAGATGAAGATGCAGGAGACAAGCTTCCTAAACGCACCCAGAGCCTCAAAGCGCCTAAGAAGGTGGTGAAAGCTGAG cttCCAGTAAGAGGCGTGAAAGCCCGCCCTAAGAAGAAAGCTGCAGGCTCTTTTGCTTCTGGCGAGTCATCCTAA